From a region of the Megalops cyprinoides isolate fMegCyp1 chromosome 13, fMegCyp1.pri, whole genome shotgun sequence genome:
- the nr1h3 gene encoding oxysterols receptor LXR-alpha isoform X1, with protein sequence MRLTKYCVFSQDVSLPLSTGCSESKVFGVAPELQLDSSVEKRNGPMVTDNSHDGPPPAPHVAGCSAQQNGISLGPQGLQGEPAGQELSCPLSMDSSDIKLEMTGDMLPASTEAQPVKRKKGPAPKMLGNEVCSVCGDKASGFHYNVLSCEGCKGFFRRSVIKSAQYSCKNSGKCEMDMYMRRKCQECRLRKCREAGMLEQCVLSEEQIRLKKMKKQHEDEVARTSTAPPNPAPGLEPPQLAPEQQDMIEKLVAMQKQCNKRSFIDRPKVTPWPQSQDPLNREVRQQRFAHFTELAIMSVQEIVDFAKQLPGFLELTREDQIALLKTSTIEIMLLETSRRYNPAIESITFLKDFSYNKEDFAKAGLQFEFINPIFEFSKGMNDLHLDEAEYALLIAINIFSADRPNVQDHDLVERLQQPYVDALHSYIRIKRPNDHLMFPRMLMKLVSLRTLSSVHSEQVFALRLQDKKLPPLLSEIWDVHE encoded by the exons ATGAGGCTAACAAAGTACTGTGTCTTCTCACAGGatgtctccctccccctgtctaCTGGGTGCA GTGAGAGCAAAGTGTTTGGTGTGGCGCCTGAGCTGCAGCTGGACTCAAGTGTGGAGAAGAGGAACGGCCCCATGGTGACGGACAACAGCCATGACGGCCCGCCGCCCGCCCCCCACGTTGCCGGCTGCTCTGCCCAGCAGAACGGCATCTCGCTGGGTCCCCAGGGCCTGCAGGGTGAGCCCGCAGGCCAGGAGCTGAGCTGCCCTCTCTCCATGGATTCCAGTGACATCAAGCTGGAAATGACAGGCGACATGCTGCCTGCCAGCACAG AGGCTCAGCCGGTGAAGCGGAAGAAGGGCCCGGCCCCCAAGATGCTGGGCAACGAGGTGTGCAGCGTGTGCGGGGACAAGGCCTCGGGCTTCCACTACAACGTGCTGAGCTGCGAGGGCTGCAAGGGCTTCTTCCGCCGCAGCGTCATCAAGAGCGCCCAGTACTCCTGCAAGAACAGCGGCAAGTGCGAGATGGACATGTACATGCGCCGCAAGTGCCAGGAGTGCCGTCTGCGCAAGTGCCGCGAGGCGGGCATGCTGGAGCAGT GTGTCCTCTCTGAGGAGCAGATCCgtctgaagaaaatgaagaaacagcATGAAGACGAGGTGGCACGCACGTCCACCGCTCCCCCAAACCCGGCCCCGGGGCTGGAGCCACCCCAGCTGGCACCAGAGCAACAGGACATGATCGAGAAGCTGGTGGCCATGCAAAAACAGTGCAACAAGAGGTCCTTCATCGACCGGCCCAAAGTCACA ccGTGGCCACAGAGCCAGGACCCCCTAAACCGCGAGGTGCGGCAGCAGCGTTTCGCACATTTCACAGAGCTGGCCATCATGTCCGTGCAGGAGATAGTCGACTTTGCCAAGCAGCTGCCGGGCTTCCTTGAGCTCACCCGAGAGGACCAGATCGCCCTGCTCAAGACCTCCACCATTGAG ATTATGCTGTTGGAAACATCGAGGAGGTACAATCCAGCCATAGAGAGCATTACTTTTTTGAAGGATTTCAGTTACAATAAAGAGGATTTTGCAAAAGCAG GGCTTCAGTTCGAGTTCATAAATCCCATATTTGAGTTCTCAAAAGGGATGAATGATCTGCACTTGGATGAAGCAGAATATGCACTGCTAATTGCTATCAACATCTTCTCAGCAG ACCGCCCAAATGTGCAAGACCATGATTTAGTGGAAAGACTGCAGCAGCCATATGTGGATGCACTTCATTCTTACATCAGGATAAAGAGACCAAAT GATCACCTGATGTTCCCACGCATGCTTATGAAGCTGGTAAGCCTCCGTACCCTCAGCAGCGTCCACTCCGAACAGGTCTTTGCCCTGCGCCTCCAGGACAAAAAGCTTCCGCCCCTGCTGTCTGAGATCTGGGACGTCCACGAGTGA
- the nr1h3 gene encoding oxysterols receptor LXR-alpha isoform X3 — protein MVTDNSHDGPPPAPHVAGCSAQQNGISLGPQGLQGEPAGQELSCPLSMDSSDIKLEMTGDMLPASTEAQPVKRKKGPAPKMLGNEVCSVCGDKASGFHYNVLSCEGCKGFFRRSVIKSAQYSCKNSGKCEMDMYMRRKCQECRLRKCREAGMLEQCVLSEEQIRLKKMKKQHEDEVARTSTAPPNPAPGLEPPQLAPEQQDMIEKLVAMQKQCNKRSFIDRPKVTPWPQSQDPLNREVRQQRFAHFTELAIMSVQEIVDFAKQLPGFLELTREDQIALLKTSTIEIMLLETSRRYNPAIESITFLKDFSYNKEDFAKAGLQFEFINPIFEFSKGMNDLHLDEAEYALLIAINIFSADRPNVQDHDLVERLQQPYVDALHSYIRIKRPNDHLMFPRMLMKLVSLRTLSSVHSEQVFALRLQDKKLPPLLSEIWDVHE, from the exons ATGGTGACGGACAACAGCCATGACGGCCCGCCGCCCGCCCCCCACGTTGCCGGCTGCTCTGCCCAGCAGAACGGCATCTCGCTGGGTCCCCAGGGCCTGCAGGGTGAGCCCGCAGGCCAGGAGCTGAGCTGCCCTCTCTCCATGGATTCCAGTGACATCAAGCTGGAAATGACAGGCGACATGCTGCCTGCCAGCACAG AGGCTCAGCCGGTGAAGCGGAAGAAGGGCCCGGCCCCCAAGATGCTGGGCAACGAGGTGTGCAGCGTGTGCGGGGACAAGGCCTCGGGCTTCCACTACAACGTGCTGAGCTGCGAGGGCTGCAAGGGCTTCTTCCGCCGCAGCGTCATCAAGAGCGCCCAGTACTCCTGCAAGAACAGCGGCAAGTGCGAGATGGACATGTACATGCGCCGCAAGTGCCAGGAGTGCCGTCTGCGCAAGTGCCGCGAGGCGGGCATGCTGGAGCAGT GTGTCCTCTCTGAGGAGCAGATCCgtctgaagaaaatgaagaaacagcATGAAGACGAGGTGGCACGCACGTCCACCGCTCCCCCAAACCCGGCCCCGGGGCTGGAGCCACCCCAGCTGGCACCAGAGCAACAGGACATGATCGAGAAGCTGGTGGCCATGCAAAAACAGTGCAACAAGAGGTCCTTCATCGACCGGCCCAAAGTCACA ccGTGGCCACAGAGCCAGGACCCCCTAAACCGCGAGGTGCGGCAGCAGCGTTTCGCACATTTCACAGAGCTGGCCATCATGTCCGTGCAGGAGATAGTCGACTTTGCCAAGCAGCTGCCGGGCTTCCTTGAGCTCACCCGAGAGGACCAGATCGCCCTGCTCAAGACCTCCACCATTGAG ATTATGCTGTTGGAAACATCGAGGAGGTACAATCCAGCCATAGAGAGCATTACTTTTTTGAAGGATTTCAGTTACAATAAAGAGGATTTTGCAAAAGCAG GGCTTCAGTTCGAGTTCATAAATCCCATATTTGAGTTCTCAAAAGGGATGAATGATCTGCACTTGGATGAAGCAGAATATGCACTGCTAATTGCTATCAACATCTTCTCAGCAG ACCGCCCAAATGTGCAAGACCATGATTTAGTGGAAAGACTGCAGCAGCCATATGTGGATGCACTTCATTCTTACATCAGGATAAAGAGACCAAAT GATCACCTGATGTTCCCACGCATGCTTATGAAGCTGGTAAGCCTCCGTACCCTCAGCAGCGTCCACTCCGAACAGGTCTTTGCCCTGCGCCTCCAGGACAAAAAGCTTCCGCCCCTGCTGTCTGAGATCTGGGACGTCCACGAGTGA
- the nr1h3 gene encoding oxysterols receptor LXR-alpha isoform X2 yields the protein MSALSATNIADVGHGESKVFGVAPELQLDSSVEKRNGPMVTDNSHDGPPPAPHVAGCSAQQNGISLGPQGLQGEPAGQELSCPLSMDSSDIKLEMTGDMLPASTEAQPVKRKKGPAPKMLGNEVCSVCGDKASGFHYNVLSCEGCKGFFRRSVIKSAQYSCKNSGKCEMDMYMRRKCQECRLRKCREAGMLEQCVLSEEQIRLKKMKKQHEDEVARTSTAPPNPAPGLEPPQLAPEQQDMIEKLVAMQKQCNKRSFIDRPKVTPWPQSQDPLNREVRQQRFAHFTELAIMSVQEIVDFAKQLPGFLELTREDQIALLKTSTIEIMLLETSRRYNPAIESITFLKDFSYNKEDFAKAGLQFEFINPIFEFSKGMNDLHLDEAEYALLIAINIFSADRPNVQDHDLVERLQQPYVDALHSYIRIKRPNDHLMFPRMLMKLVSLRTLSSVHSEQVFALRLQDKKLPPLLSEIWDVHE from the exons GTGAGAGCAAAGTGTTTGGTGTGGCGCCTGAGCTGCAGCTGGACTCAAGTGTGGAGAAGAGGAACGGCCCCATGGTGACGGACAACAGCCATGACGGCCCGCCGCCCGCCCCCCACGTTGCCGGCTGCTCTGCCCAGCAGAACGGCATCTCGCTGGGTCCCCAGGGCCTGCAGGGTGAGCCCGCAGGCCAGGAGCTGAGCTGCCCTCTCTCCATGGATTCCAGTGACATCAAGCTGGAAATGACAGGCGACATGCTGCCTGCCAGCACAG AGGCTCAGCCGGTGAAGCGGAAGAAGGGCCCGGCCCCCAAGATGCTGGGCAACGAGGTGTGCAGCGTGTGCGGGGACAAGGCCTCGGGCTTCCACTACAACGTGCTGAGCTGCGAGGGCTGCAAGGGCTTCTTCCGCCGCAGCGTCATCAAGAGCGCCCAGTACTCCTGCAAGAACAGCGGCAAGTGCGAGATGGACATGTACATGCGCCGCAAGTGCCAGGAGTGCCGTCTGCGCAAGTGCCGCGAGGCGGGCATGCTGGAGCAGT GTGTCCTCTCTGAGGAGCAGATCCgtctgaagaaaatgaagaaacagcATGAAGACGAGGTGGCACGCACGTCCACCGCTCCCCCAAACCCGGCCCCGGGGCTGGAGCCACCCCAGCTGGCACCAGAGCAACAGGACATGATCGAGAAGCTGGTGGCCATGCAAAAACAGTGCAACAAGAGGTCCTTCATCGACCGGCCCAAAGTCACA ccGTGGCCACAGAGCCAGGACCCCCTAAACCGCGAGGTGCGGCAGCAGCGTTTCGCACATTTCACAGAGCTGGCCATCATGTCCGTGCAGGAGATAGTCGACTTTGCCAAGCAGCTGCCGGGCTTCCTTGAGCTCACCCGAGAGGACCAGATCGCCCTGCTCAAGACCTCCACCATTGAG ATTATGCTGTTGGAAACATCGAGGAGGTACAATCCAGCCATAGAGAGCATTACTTTTTTGAAGGATTTCAGTTACAATAAAGAGGATTTTGCAAAAGCAG GGCTTCAGTTCGAGTTCATAAATCCCATATTTGAGTTCTCAAAAGGGATGAATGATCTGCACTTGGATGAAGCAGAATATGCACTGCTAATTGCTATCAACATCTTCTCAGCAG ACCGCCCAAATGTGCAAGACCATGATTTAGTGGAAAGACTGCAGCAGCCATATGTGGATGCACTTCATTCTTACATCAGGATAAAGAGACCAAAT GATCACCTGATGTTCCCACGCATGCTTATGAAGCTGGTAAGCCTCCGTACCCTCAGCAGCGTCCACTCCGAACAGGTCTTTGCCCTGCGCCTCCAGGACAAAAAGCTTCCGCCCCTGCTGTCTGAGATCTGGGACGTCCACGAGTGA